The Phaseolus vulgaris cultivar G19833 chromosome 10, P. vulgaris v2.0, whole genome shotgun sequence DNA window AATGTCGAATCCTTGATTGGCATCTGGAGGGTATTCATCAATGTGCAAGAAGCCCTATGCAGACCAACAAAAGCAAGTAAATATCCATTTTGATATGAAGAAACCAATTTCCTATTCATCCATCTTAAAATGATCTTAAGAGAACACATCACATAAGGTAGCTTCCCATTCCACATttatgaaaaaacaaaataagtatcACTTTTATGCCGTGGTGTATGCTATAAACGGGTCAGCCATGCCCATTTAAGCATAGCTGACAAAAATAGAAAGGGTTTACAGCGCTTATATTTTACCGTCCTGGCCAATTTAAGTGAAGCCCGTAAACTACATGGGCAATTCACCTTTACTCAAGTAGGGTCAGAGTTAAGCATGGCTCAGTCACTTCCATCACTACTTTTAAAAGATTGTATTACCAAATTGATATTTCCTTCATTCCTCCTCCTGCTTTCATATAGTATTAACAGCACTCTAAATTTCATACTCCCTCTGTTCCACAATGACTACAGTTTATGCACACGTGTTAAAAACACTAATAAATATCCTACCTTTTGGAATAATTTTACTGAAATAATCTCACTCATTCGATAAAAGTATTACTTTGAATAAAAAAGAGAAAGTAATTATTGAGGACATATtgggaagaaaaaaattaatgctCCATTGAAAAGTAAGACATCAGTCAACTTGAAACTTTTTATGTGGCTAAAAATGCAGTCATTTTCAAACAGGGGAAGTGTAGCATAATGAGTTCCTTATTAACATTTCCGAGGTGACTTACAGACATTAACATAAATAGTTTGATGTCAATAAAAAAAGCTAGGCAAATATTGATAGGAAGAAGAACTACAAATGTAAGTAAAGAATTTAAGCAAACCTTGTCAAACTCTATACTCAATACAGCTGACTTCATTTCACAAGGAAATTGGAGGACTAGCTCCATCATCCCTGGTGATACTTTATCTTCAGAAGGCGAAACACGGATTCTCTCAACAAAATCTGTGAGTACTTGAGGCCTCTCATCAACCAATAATTGCAAAGTATGATAATATACTTTAACATACCAAGGCACAACTTGGAGAACATTAACTTGCAACTTACACCTCTCTTCAATATTATTGGTTAGAAGTCCCTGGGTCATTTCTGTTGATTTCAAGGATATTGCAATAGCACCCCTTTCATTTCCACTCCCCATCAAAAATCTACTAGCATAAAAAGGTGCATGCGGACTGGACCAAACAATTGGATGCTCCCACGATAGGCCTAAATCAAATTGTTCAGTATCCTTGTAATCATTGATTGGATATTCATACAGAAGTGAGGAGCCCTTTCCCAATTCTTTATGCACCCTTTCGGGAGTAACAGACAATTTAAAGCCACTGTTCATTCTAAAATCTACAGGACCGGTGTCATTAGTAGCAAATTGAGCACTATTCTCATGGAGATTCTCAAGTTGAGCAACTAGACCTCTATCAGCATGAAGGTAAACATTACTCAACTTGGCAAGGACACACCTTCCACTGatttttcttccaaatattGAACTCAGGGACCAGCTTGGTTGTATCTTTGCTTTGCTGACATGGTTCATATCAGCATTCTGATCATTAGGCTGGAGTACAACTGTAAGTGTTTGTTCTAGAATAATTCCAGATCTTGACCCATCTGAAGCAGCTGAGGACATTGACAAGTGCAACCGCTGGGAGTGGTAAAAGCTTCTGTAAATAGATGGTCTATCCATTAAGGAAGAGAGTCCAGCTTTATCTCGACAGGGAAGGAGTTTCAACCAGGGTGTAAGATTCTCAGTGCAGACAGCTTCACGTGGCAGTGTACCATATCTTAAACTGCCCAGAGCTGATTGAAATGCCCATTCAGGTGCAGAATACGTTGTAGAAGACTCCAGGAAATTGATTGAAGTACAAAAGAGACCTGATAGAGAATGGGTTAAATTTTTCCAAGAAGCATCAACCTGATGTAGAGGGACATCAAAAACTGCCCACAATTCAACTCCTGGAGGCTTTGCATTATGACTAGATATTGGATCAAATCCACCCCATCTTTCATAGTTCCATCGACCTTGTGTAAAAGATAACTCCATTGCTTTAATATGAAACTTCTGAACCTGTCCATTAAACACTAATCCTCATGTTACTCAGTATATTCAGTACAAACTCTATATTTTATAAGAATCCGGTAACAAAAAGCAGCAAAAACTAATGTGTAAGCAACGAATACTTGACAATAACTATTAAAGCAGTAAAACCCAGAATGTTCATTAGTGTTTGATATCATATAGACGATTTCCTTTAAAAGAAGTTCATCGCAAGTAAAGGCTCTTGTTCATAATTCTTATtgtgaataataatatataagttagGACCACAGTTATTTCCTTCCTCAACACATTTTTTATGTATGATAAAATgcaatgtaataaaatattccCAACAAAAATCCGAATGGCACAGATGAAAATTGAAAAGCAAAGAGAACTACAAACATCAATGTTTCATTGAATGATTATACATGAAAAAGATAATGATCAAAACTCAAACCTACAAACTTAAACCTTTTTCCTTCTTTGATCAATTGGTGGATGCTGGATATAGAACAATGCGATGCAATGAAAGAAACAGTCAAATACTGAAACGTGTATTTTACATCAGAAAAACATGTCAAAACTAATTATTGAAGCATATAGACTGTGTTTTACAAACATGTATTCTATATCGACATAGAAGTCGATTCACAGACAAATGTCAAGTTGCAGCAAGACAAAGAGTGCTATAGTTACTGCATTGGATAAATCTCTCATTTCCTGTTTCACTTGTCCACCTCCCATCCTATTGACATTTCTTCTTTAAAAGAACTTCCTATAACTACTTGCAGCAGTGGAGCAGCCATATGTCCTTCCCTAAACATAAACGAACAATAGCCAAACGCAATTTTCCAAACTCTGCACCCACTTTTCTGCATTCTACCACAAACTCTTTTTACTTGAAAAGCAAGATTTCTTAGAAGCCAAAACAATAATTTGTTCTTGTTCAGGAAACAattaaaagaaatgttcatCTCTCCAAATTTAGCACTAACGAAAATGTCGACACACATTCAACCATTGGTTATGAATCCTCACCAGAcctcaaatattttttagaaggttgctttgaatctgcattattttcaaaaacttaaCAGCATCCCTCACATCCAAATCCACCGAAACCGAGGCATTTAAACAATTAAAAGCTATTCGAACGTTTTCATTCACAGAAatcagaaaaaagaaaaaaggagaAAGCACGGACCAGCTGAGAAATAGATTTGGGGAAGAGGTGGTGGTGACGAGCGAAGGAATCGGCGTGGAGAGGAGCTTCATTTTGGAAGTGGAAGTGGGCGAGAATCTTGCGATCGGGCAAGGGCTTCAGCAGTAACTCCTCGGAGAACTGTTCTTGTTGTGTTGATGTGGCTAAAAGCAGagagaggagaagaagaaggaggTGAAGAGAGAGAGGGAAAGTGGCTCTGGGAGGAAGAGCCATCGGTAGTGTCGCTTCGGCGAGTGAGTCACTGTGTTGTGTGCTCGTTACTACAGAGATCCCGCCATGGAAAATGGAAGCACACCTTGCGTTTCAGAAATGGTCTTGCAGTTCTGCTCTAGTTTTGGGCCTAAGCCCACTATGAAGTTCAGGCCTTGCTTTCTGCACTCcccaaattttaatttttttttattataactgCACCCCATACTAATAGAAAGAGAGTACTGCCATCACCAGTTCTGTCATCGCTCATGCTTTCGTCGTCGTCTACACCTTTGTTTTCATCATGTGCTACACTTTTGGAGAAGAAGGAAAAAGAGAGTTGTTCTACAAAATAACCGTTTGTTCCAGGCTTCTGCTTTCTCTTCGTGCATGCCTTCCTCCATTTTCTCCTCTTCTTTCTGGACTTGTGGAAACACTTCTCATGAGAATGCTGTTTAGACCTGTCATTGGAGTCCAGAGCTATCCCCCTTCGTGAATAATATCTGAAGTGTCTACCTTTATCTTGCAAACCAAGGTCTTTGAAGAAGTGAAAGTTCCCTTTGTGTTGTAATTTCCTTGCTACAGAACtgtgaaaaataataaacttgTCACACTCGTGCCAAGGACCTAGAACTTGCAACCTGTGTCTGTTTTCAATGTCTGACGCTGCTATGGCAGTTGTGAAACCTCAGATGAAATCCTACATCTGGCTTCAAACTGAGGATGGCTCTATTCATCAAGTAGAGGAAGAGGTAGCCATTGTTCTGCCCCATGATTTGCCAGGAAGTACTTCAAACAGGCATGGGATCTTCCAAAACTCATGCTATATTTCTTCCACATCATGTCAATCCTGCAATCTTGGATTTGATACTTGATTACTGTCGGTTTCACCAAGTACCAGGACATTCTAACAAAGAGCTCAAAAATTTTAATGAGAAGTTTATTCGGATAGATACAAAGAAGTTATGTGAGTTAACATCTGCTGCTGACAGCCTCCAACTGAAGCCTTTGGTTGACCTGACCAGTCGAGCACTTGCTAGGATTATTGAAGGAAAAACCCCTGAGGAGATTCGTGAAACATTTCATTTGCCTGATGACCTCACTGAGGAAGAGAAGCTGGAGCCTCTGAGAAACATGACCGATGATCCACGTATTCGACTTCTAAACAGATTGTATGCTAGAAAGAGGAAAGAACTACAAGAGAGAAAGAAACTGAAGGATGTTGTGGTTGAGGAGGAACCAAAGGATGAACGTTCAGTTGAAGATCTTCTATCATTTATTAATGGCGCAGATGGAGATATAAAGGGAACTAgagcaaataaaaataaaaagaatagaaGGAAAGACCAGGCAAAGGATCTTTCTTCAAAAAATGCAAATATAAACAATAAGGGGTTGAATCTTCTTCCTTCTGCATATCACAATGTCAATTTTGACAAGGCCTTAGAGGCCTCGGCCAGTCAACACTCAAGGATGCAAACCCTTCCAGCTGTTAATTTTTCTCCAAAATTTGAATTGATTGATGGTGATGTTGACGATGATTTCGATCCTGCTATGAAGGAGGAGCTTGACAGGGAAGTGGAAGATTTTGCACGAAGATTAAATTCAGATTGGCCTGAAAGGATGCAAATTTTATCTTTGGGTCAAGACAGAAGACTGGTACCAATTTCTGTGAATGGCAATGGTGCAACGCACCTGTACACAAGTCTGTGTTGAGGGCGAGGACTTGCAGCTGAGTTCACGATTGCAAGCTATCATTGAGCATGTAATTTATGGTACATATTGGCTTTTGATCAGAGATAGTGCAGCACTGCTAGATAATTCAATTTCCAAGTTGAGAGAAAGTTGAAGTGATCTGAAAAGATGGCAGTTCAGGGTTTAAAAGTCTCTTTGTGAACACCATCAAGGGGAGAGGGACTGATAGAGATAGAGAAAGTGTGTGAAGAAAAGATGAATAAAAAGAATCTTGAAAAGCAGTTTGAGATAATGACCTTGCCCTTGTTTCCTTGTATCTATTCCAATCTCCATAATTTTTTCCAGGCCTTTGaatttcttaatattaatttcattgtatttttgtttaaaaaaaaaagactcaaccccataaaaccggctcacccacttatatacaatgaaagactctaatctctagtcgatgtgggatctccaacacacactccttacgccgagagtgatagatagaagctcgtgcgtgggactatatattttgggtggtccgatagcggcccgatagcgggtggcctgat harbors:
- the LOC137819687 gene encoding uncharacterized protein, which codes for MALPPRATFPLSLHLLLLLLSLLLATSTQQEQFSEELLLKPLPDRKILAHFHFQNEAPLHADSFARHHHLFPKSISQLVQKFHIKAMELSFTQGRWNYERWGGFDPISSHNAKPPGVELWAVFDVPLHQVDASWKNLTHSLSGLFCTSINFLESSTTYSAPEWAFQSALGSLRYGTLPREAVCTENLTPWLKLLPCRDKAGLSSLMDRPSIYRSFYHSQRLHLSMSSAASDGSRSGIILEQTLTVVLQPNDQNADMNHVSKAKIQPSWSLSSIFGRKISGRCVLAKLSNVYLHADRGLVAQLENLHENSAQFATNDTGPVDFRMNSGFKLSVTPERVHKELGKGSSLLYEYPINDYKDTEQFDLGLSWEHPIVWSSPHAPFYASRFLMGSGNERGAIAISLKSTEMTQGLLTNNIEERCKLQVNVLQVVPWYVKVYYHTLQLLVDERPQVLTDFVERIRVSPSEDKVSPGMMELVLQFPCEMKSAVLSIEFDKGFLHIDEYPPDANQGFDIPSAIISFPDFNAGLQFYDQSESKSPLLSKLQEKSPVLSYTEVLLVPLTTPDFSMPYNVITITCTVFALYFGSLLNVLRRRVGEEERLLKNKDASKAVFLRRVLTKLSAKLRGRPLESTPSPSSSSSSFVSPKLILRVLLVAGIAIAWQYYSQ